A genomic segment from Polyangium mundeleinium encodes:
- a CDS encoding RCC1 domain-containing protein translates to MWARAQNSSLPGALARAAALALVGGLFHASGCGLRVAESPTQPIPCFHAMDCPPSDDPCVVSTCFEQQCAMVAAAQNTVVREQKAGDCRMQVCDGNGHVMEIDDEVDVPADDGNECTMALCKEGAGVHEPGPIGESCGENGVCNGKGACGACLPEAERCEGNAVATCSAEGAWEKAACPEGRPICAGKACVGIRQIAAGGAHTCALFEDGSARCFGAAGVRRGAYGAPPVPGVVGAVELALGGAHACARRADGTALCWGHNAFGQIGDGTTEGPRPPTQVLGLAGATAIAAGAAHTCAIVGGGKVVCWGRGDRGQLGAKPPGPAGKPPASEVPSPLPASPGGGAPSAVAGLFGATKIALGGRHACALGPGGQVACWGEDESGELGRVRPPSSPAKPRPSPRPTPRLVSVKGIEGAIAIGLGAAFGCALLEDGAVRCWGDNTAGQLGDGTTDARAESVAVKGVAGAKAIALGAEHGCARTEGGAVTCWGKNDHGQLGDGSTEARLPPVPVPGLAGVRALSAGGAHTCVMLDGGAVRCWGGNGAGEVGDGTTTDRGAPTPVTW, encoded by the coding sequence ATGTGGGCCCGAGCGCAAAATTCCTCTCTGCCGGGCGCCCTCGCGCGCGCGGCCGCGCTTGCGCTCGTCGGAGGGTTGTTTCACGCCTCGGGATGTGGGCTCCGGGTCGCGGAGAGCCCGACGCAGCCGATCCCGTGTTTCCACGCGATGGACTGCCCGCCCTCGGACGATCCGTGTGTCGTGTCCACCTGCTTCGAGCAGCAGTGCGCGATGGTCGCGGCGGCGCAGAACACGGTGGTGCGCGAACAAAAAGCGGGCGATTGCCGCATGCAGGTATGCGACGGCAATGGCCACGTGATGGAGATCGACGACGAGGTCGACGTCCCGGCCGACGACGGCAACGAGTGCACGATGGCGCTCTGCAAGGAAGGCGCGGGCGTGCACGAGCCGGGCCCGATCGGCGAGTCGTGCGGCGAAAACGGCGTGTGCAACGGCAAAGGCGCGTGCGGCGCCTGCTTGCCGGAGGCCGAGCGCTGCGAGGGGAACGCGGTCGCGACGTGTAGCGCCGAGGGCGCGTGGGAGAAAGCGGCCTGCCCCGAGGGACGCCCGATCTGCGCGGGAAAGGCGTGCGTGGGGATCCGGCAAATCGCGGCCGGCGGGGCGCATACCTGCGCGCTCTTCGAGGATGGGTCGGCGCGTTGCTTCGGCGCGGCGGGCGTGCGGCGCGGCGCGTATGGAGCGCCGCCGGTCCCGGGCGTCGTGGGCGCGGTCGAGCTCGCGCTCGGGGGCGCGCACGCCTGCGCGCGTCGGGCCGACGGGACGGCGCTTTGCTGGGGTCACAATGCATTCGGCCAGATCGGCGACGGCACGACCGAAGGGCCTCGCCCGCCGACCCAAGTCCTCGGCCTCGCGGGCGCCACTGCGATCGCGGCGGGCGCGGCGCACACCTGCGCGATCGTGGGCGGCGGCAAGGTCGTCTGCTGGGGACGCGGCGACCGCGGGCAGCTCGGCGCGAAACCTCCGGGACCCGCAGGCAAACCCCCGGCGAGCGAGGTCCCTTCGCCTCTGCCTGCGTCTCCGGGCGGCGGCGCGCCTTCGGCCGTCGCGGGCCTCTTCGGCGCCACGAAAATCGCGCTCGGCGGCCGCCACGCCTGCGCGCTCGGGCCCGGCGGCCAGGTCGCCTGCTGGGGCGAGGACGAGAGCGGCGAGCTCGGCCGTGTTCGACCGCCGTCGTCCCCCGCCAAACCCCGACCCAGCCCGCGCCCCACGCCGCGCCTCGTCTCCGTCAAGGGGATCGAGGGGGCGATCGCGATCGGGCTCGGCGCCGCGTTTGGTTGCGCGCTGCTCGAAGACGGGGCCGTGCGCTGCTGGGGCGACAATACGGCGGGGCAGCTCGGCGACGGCACGACGGACGCGCGGGCGGAATCGGTGGCCGTCAAAGGCGTGGCCGGCGCGAAGGCGATCGCGCTCGGCGCCGAGCATGGCTGCGCGCGGACGGAGGGCGGGGCGGTGACGTGCTGGGGCAAGAACGATCATGGCCAGCTCGGCGACGGCAGCACCGAGGCGCGACTTCCTCCCGTCCCCGTGCCCGGCCTCGCGGGCGTGCGCGCTCTCTCCGCGGGCGGCGCGCACACGTGCGTGATGCTCGACGGCGGCGCGGTGCGATGCTGGGGCGGAAATGGCGCCGGCGAGGTCGGCGACGGCACGACCACGGATCGGGGCGCCCCCACGCCCGTGACCTGGTGA
- a CDS encoding PP2C family protein-serine/threonine phosphatase produces the protein MTIGRGVRAFGVTQRGVRFENDDAFRILSGPSGHVCVVADGMGGHGSGDVASGFTVSLTTDLLVAPGEGPAPDRIRAAIDAANRELYRRNITNRWLGCMGTTVALLYLPHEGQIAHVAHVGDSRVYLYREGALRRLTEDHTLRGYLQANPEVRAKHGDMKEDELPLDNILMRSLGTTETVEVDLTEVEVCPGDRFLLCTDGLWEQVGEPRIAELLQEGGDDVEGTCRRLLWGTQTPPGTNRTDERFGADDVALIVARGC, from the coding sequence ATGACGATCGGGCGCGGGGTGCGGGCCTTCGGCGTCACGCAGCGCGGGGTGCGGTTCGAGAACGACGATGCCTTCCGCATCCTGAGCGGGCCTTCCGGCCACGTGTGCGTCGTGGCGGACGGGATGGGCGGACATGGGTCGGGGGACGTCGCCTCCGGCTTCACCGTCTCCCTCACGACCGACCTCCTCGTCGCGCCGGGCGAAGGCCCCGCGCCCGATCGCATTCGCGCGGCCATCGACGCCGCCAACCGAGAGCTCTACCGCCGAAACATCACGAACCGGTGGCTCGGCTGCATGGGCACGACGGTCGCGCTCCTCTATCTCCCGCACGAAGGCCAGATTGCCCACGTCGCGCACGTCGGCGACAGCCGGGTCTACCTCTATCGGGAAGGCGCGCTCCGGCGCCTCACCGAGGACCATACCCTCCGCGGTTACTTGCAGGCGAACCCGGAGGTGCGGGCGAAGCACGGTGACATGAAAGAGGACGAGCTGCCGCTCGACAACATCCTCATGCGCAGCCTTGGGACCACGGAGACCGTGGAGGTCGACCTCACGGAGGTCGAGGTTTGTCCGGGTGATCGGTTTCTCCTTTGCACCGACGGCCTCTGGGAGCAGGTCGGCGAGCCCCGTATCGCGGAACTCCTCCAGGAAGGAGGGGACGACGTGGAGGGGACGTGCCGGAGGCTCCTCTGGGGGACGCAGACCCCGCCAGGAACAAACCGGACGGACGAACGGTTCGGCGCGGACGACGTGGCGCTGATCGTCGCGCGAGGGTGTTGA